A genomic region of Deinococcus sp. KSM4-11 contains the following coding sequences:
- the map gene encoding type I methionyl aminopeptidase yields the protein MSRVALKSAREIETMRRAGALVAETFRVLEPFVKPGVTLKELDTLAEEHIRKAGAVPAYLGYGPKATPFPGTICASVNEVICHGIPDGRVLQDGDIVGVDIGVLLDGYYGDACYTYTVGTVSEQVQGLVDTTYECLQAGLDVVRPGARLGDIGYAIQTLAEGRGYSVVQEYTGHGIGKKLHDEPTVYHHGVRYTGLKLQPGMVFTIEPMINLGRPETRLLSDKWTVITQDKQPSAQFEHTVAVTNKGHEILTL from the coding sequence ATGAGCCGTGTCGCCCTGAAGTCCGCCCGTGAGATCGAGACCATGCGCCGCGCCGGGGCGCTCGTCGCCGAGACCTTCCGTGTGCTCGAACCCTTCGTGAAGCCCGGCGTGACCCTCAAGGAACTCGACACCCTGGCCGAGGAGCACATCCGCAAGGCCGGCGCGGTGCCCGCCTATCTCGGGTACGGGCCGAAGGCCACGCCGTTTCCCGGCACCATCTGCGCGAGCGTGAACGAGGTGATCTGTCACGGCATCCCGGACGGGCGCGTGCTTCAGGACGGCGACATCGTCGGGGTCGATATCGGCGTACTGCTGGACGGCTACTATGGCGACGCGTGCTACACCTACACGGTCGGCACGGTGAGCGAGCAGGTGCAGGGACTGGTGGACACCACCTACGAGTGCCTCCAGGCCGGGCTGGACGTCGTGCGTCCGGGCGCGCGGCTAGGTGACATCGGCTATGCCATCCAGACCCTGGCCGAGGGGCGCGGCTACTCGGTCGTGCAGGAGTACACCGGGCACGGCATCGGCAAGAAGTTGCACGACGAGCCCACCGTGTACCACCACGGCGTGCGCTACACGGGCCTGAAACTCCAGCCGGGCATGGTGTTCACCATCGAGCCGATGATCAACCTGGGCCGCCCGGAAACGCGGCTGCTGAGCGACAAGTGGACGGTTATCACGCAGGACAAGCAGCCCAGCGCGCAGTTCGAGCACACGGTCGCCGTGACCAACAAGGGCCACGAGATCCTGACCCTGTGA
- a CDS encoding pentapeptide repeat-containing protein has product MTAHPNPLAPRFPRGGLREMAADALEDESTYRGVVIEGGRVPLRLHAVAFEGCVLRGVDLRDVDWTLVRLADVRLEGCDLSAARLADAALERAEVLGGRMLGTQLPQVTLRNVQLRGVAAPFSIWSGAQATRLRVDDCDLTDAVFTGASLPASTLRGCVLRRTDFHRATLAEADLRGSDLRGIALGLPDLADVTVEESQLPALARFLGVTVADEIGGGPAQD; this is encoded by the coding sequence ATGACCGCCCATCCTAATCCCCTGGCGCCCCGCTTTCCCAGGGGCGGGCTGCGTGAGATGGCGGCCGACGCGCTGGAGGACGAAAGCACTTACCGGGGCGTCGTGATCGAGGGCGGCCGGGTGCCCCTGCGCCTGCATGCCGTGGCCTTCGAGGGCTGCGTGCTGCGGGGCGTGGATCTGCGCGACGTGGACTGGACGCTGGTGCGGCTGGCCGATGTCCGGCTGGAAGGCTGTGACCTGAGCGCCGCCCGCCTGGCCGACGCCGCGCTGGAGCGGGCCGAGGTGCTGGGCGGTCGGATGCTGGGTACGCAGCTTCCGCAGGTCACGCTGAGGAACGTTCAGCTGAGGGGCGTGGCCGCTCCGTTCTCCATCTGGAGCGGCGCGCAGGCCACCCGTCTGCGCGTGGACGACTGCGACCTGACCGACGCCGTGTTCACGGGCGCGTCGCTCCCGGCCAGTACCCTGCGCGGCTGCGTGCTGCGCCGGACGGACTTCCACCGGGCGACACTCGCCGAGGCCGACCTGCGCGGTTCAGACCTGCGCGGCATCGCCCTGGGACTTCCGGATCTCGCGGACGTGACCGTCGAGGAGAGCCAGCTACCGGCCCTGGCCCGCTTCCTGGGCGTGACCGTGGCCGACGAGATTGGCGGGGGTCCCGCTCAGGACTGA
- a CDS encoding ABC transporter ATP-binding protein: MKGYRGSGGTETRVLDDIDLDIRRGEFFSLLGPSGCGKTTLLRLLAGFEQPDAGRIIIGGQDMTGVPPHLRNVNTVFQSYALFPHLNVRDNVAFGLRMKNVPAAAQRDRVARALESVRIAEFASRRPDQLSGGQRQRVALARAIVNEPQVLLLDEPLSALDLKLRKELQVELANLQETLGITFVFVTHDQEEALVMSDRIAVMNRGRIEQLGRAEELYERPRTAFVANFLGSSNLIPGTVQELDGTAAVIRTAHGPLRTTHGEGLRVGQDVTLSVRPEKLRMERDDETEGNEIRARVDDIVYTGAENQYLLEAAGQRLVAFQLNSDIGADEEFDYEEQVALYLPPDNLIVLEET; encoded by the coding sequence GTGAAGGGCTACAGAGGGTCGGGCGGCACCGAGACGCGCGTCCTCGACGACATCGACCTCGACATCCGCCGGGGAGAGTTCTTCAGCCTGCTGGGCCCCTCCGGCTGCGGCAAGACCACGCTGCTGCGCCTGCTGGCCGGATTCGAGCAGCCCGATGCGGGGCGAATCATCATCGGTGGTCAGGACATGACGGGCGTGCCTCCACACCTCCGCAATGTGAACACGGTCTTCCAGAGTTACGCGCTGTTCCCGCACCTGAACGTGCGGGACAACGTGGCCTTCGGCCTGCGGATGAAGAACGTGCCAGCCGCCGCCCAGCGCGACCGGGTCGCCCGCGCGCTGGAGAGCGTCCGCATCGCGGAGTTCGCGTCCCGCCGTCCCGACCAGCTGTCGGGCGGGCAGCGGCAGCGGGTGGCCCTGGCCCGCGCGATCGTGAACGAACCGCAGGTGCTGCTGCTGGACGAGCCCCTGTCCGCGCTCGACCTGAAACTCCGCAAGGAATTGCAGGTGGAACTGGCCAACCTTCAGGAGACCCTGGGCATCACCTTCGTGTTCGTCACGCACGACCAGGAGGAAGCGCTGGTCATGAGCGACCGGATCGCCGTGATGAACCGGGGGCGGATCGAGCAGCTCGGCCGCGCCGAGGAGCTGTACGAGCGGCCCCGCACGGCCTTCGTCGCGAACTTCCTCGGCAGCAGCAACCTGATTCCCGGCACCGTGCAGGAGCTGGACGGCACCGCCGCCGTGATACGCACGGCGCACGGCCCGCTGCGCACCACCCACGGCGAGGGCCTGCGCGTCGGCCAGGACGTGACCCTGAGCGTGCGGCCCGAGAAACTGCGGATGGAACGCGACGACGAGACCGAGGGCAACGAGATCCGCGCCCGCGTGGACGACATCGTGTACACCGGAGCGGAGAACCAGTACCTGCTGGAGGCCGCCGGGCAGCGCCTCGTGGCCTTCCAGCTGAACTCGGACATCGGCGCGGACGAGGAGTTCGACTATGAGGAGCAGGTGGCCCTCTACCTGCCGCCCGACAACCTGATCGTGCTGGAGGAAACATGA
- a CDS encoding metal-sulfur cluster assembly factor, with protein MDDSTPTTTPAATGLPSNDQILESLKVVKDPEIPVNVVDLGLIYGVDIDANGAVDITMTLTSVGCPVQDLIRADAEMAVGRLDGVTDVNVEFVWTPPWGPDKMTEDGKRQMRMFGFNV; from the coding sequence ATGGACGACTCGACGCCCACCACCACACCGGCGGCCACCGGTCTGCCCAGCAACGACCAGATCTTGGAATCGCTGAAGGTCGTGAAGGATCCCGAGATTCCCGTGAACGTGGTGGATCTGGGACTGATCTACGGCGTGGACATCGACGCGAATGGAGCCGTAGACATCACCATGACCCTGACCAGCGTGGGCTGCCCCGTCCAGGATCTGATCCGGGCTGACGCGGAGATGGCCGTGGGCCGCCTGGATGGCGTGACGGACGTGAACGTGGAATTCGTGTGGACGCCGCCCTGGGGCCCGGACAAGATGACTGAGGACGGCAAACGGCAGATGCGGATGTTCGGCTTCAACGTCTGA
- a CDS encoding alpha/beta hydrolase — protein MTRLRAAPSRVSPRVRAWIAAVLALISGYVIATARQVIVRPPLMLSQDSVPPGVSAPAQVSLENVGGPVITITPVGQKVTTLLVFYPGGLVRPQAYEWLGRALTAQGVQTVIPVFPLDLAVTGVNRASGLIATYGQGKRVVIAGHSLGGAMAAQYASGHADQLAGMILMAAYPAGNVSLRETTLPVLSLLAEEDGVADPQAVRDGLKRLPENAELTVIPGAVHAFFGRYGPQKGDGRPTVTRAHAEDDILRAVGAFLERLPKP, from the coding sequence ATGACCCGCCTGCGCGCCGCCCCGTCCCGAGTGTCACCCCGCGTCCGTGCCTGGATCGCGGCCGTCCTGGCCCTGATCTCCGGCTATGTGATCGCCACGGCCCGTCAGGTGATCGTGAGGCCGCCGCTGATGCTCAGTCAGGACAGCGTGCCGCCTGGCGTCTCCGCGCCGGCCCAGGTCTCGCTCGAGAACGTGGGCGGCCCGGTCATCACCATCACGCCCGTCGGGCAGAAGGTGACCACGCTGCTCGTGTTCTATCCGGGCGGCCTGGTCCGTCCCCAGGCCTACGAATGGCTGGGCCGGGCCCTCACCGCACAGGGCGTCCAGACCGTCATTCCCGTGTTCCCGCTCGATCTGGCCGTCACGGGGGTCAACCGTGCCAGCGGCCTCATCGCCACCTACGGCCAGGGCAAGCGCGTCGTGATCGCCGGGCACTCGCTGGGCGGCGCGATGGCCGCGCAGTACGCCTCCGGCCATGCCGATCAACTGGCCGGCATGATCCTGATGGCCGCCTACCCCGCCGGGAATGTGTCGCTGCGGGAAACCACCCTCCCCGTGCTGTCCCTGCTGGCCGAGGAAGATGGGGTCGCCGATCCCCAGGCCGTGCGGGATGGCCTCAAGCGCCTGCCAGAGAATGCTGAACTGACGGTCATCCCCGGAGCGGTACACGCCTTCTTTGGGCGGTATGGCCCACAGAAGGGCGATGGCCGACCCACGGTGACCCGTGCGCACGCTGAGGACGACATCCTGCGTGCCGTGGGTGCGTTCCTGGAGCGGCTACCGAAGCCATGA
- a CDS encoding stage V sporulation protein S, whose product MTAHSTTLEILRVSGTSRPNAIAGAVAALLRSHGQVDIQAIGPTAVNQTVKALAIARGYLHGDALDLYTQPEFVKLDVQQEERTAVRFHVKAMPLLDS is encoded by the coding sequence GTGACGGCCCACTCCACCACCCTCGAAATCCTGCGCGTCTCCGGCACCTCACGCCCGAACGCCATCGCCGGCGCGGTAGCCGCGCTGCTGCGCTCACACGGACAGGTGGACATCCAGGCGATCGGCCCGACGGCCGTGAACCAGACCGTGAAAGCCCTGGCCATAGCGCGCGGGTACCTGCATGGAGACGCGCTGGATCTGTATACCCAGCCGGAGTTCGTGAAGCTCGATGTTCAGCAGGAAGAGCGGACGGCCGTCCGGTTTCACGTGAAGGCCATGCCGCTACTCGACTCCTGA
- a CDS encoding aspartate aminotransferase family protein — protein sequence MSALPDGFIRTQDVLAEQLSPARVRELELTYGNEELLYGLGLIGVDGPFYRVTPWELEDGAGVRRINASGYAALPFGDMPPAITSFMQEFLTHNRAMGLPQQSTSPWRAALEANLVKLLARDLSSHATSQVFFCSSGTEAIEGALKFAKAWRPSAKYAISFASGYHGKTLGSLSLTPNPEYQDVFRPLVPGAVTCPYGDLEALKRVIRRLGPDSIYAVVVEPIQGEGGVNIPPAGFLSGLGEVCRRHGITVIADEIQTGLGRTGHWFESAAQGLDPDIVTLAKPLGAGMTAVGATIVRAPIYKKMLGGLSSKRHSNTFGGGALAMAVGLKSLEYLLENDLPARSLELGQLGLERLSALQRRFPQLLEAVRGQGMLMAMQFRPMVGVPLPAMLREIVFEATAILALRELHLAGVMANLSLSSKRTVRLTPALDMPMDVFTTLFDRVEAFTQTHPNSRNLLLKTPPQITAKLAAFAATKPKKRTPSDG from the coding sequence ATGTCCGCCCTCCCCGATGGATTCATTCGCACGCAGGACGTGCTCGCCGAACAGCTCAGCCCCGCCCGCGTGCGGGAACTGGAACTCACCTACGGCAACGAGGAACTCCTGTACGGCCTGGGCCTCATCGGCGTGGACGGTCCGTTCTACCGCGTGACCCCCTGGGAGCTCGAAGACGGCGCCGGGGTGCGCCGCATCAATGCCAGCGGGTACGCCGCGCTGCCGTTTGGGGACATGCCCCCGGCCATCACGTCGTTCATGCAGGAGTTCCTCACGCACAACCGCGCCATGGGCCTGCCGCAGCAGTCCACCAGTCCGTGGCGCGCGGCCCTGGAGGCGAATCTGGTGAAGCTCCTGGCGCGCGATCTGTCCAGTCACGCGACCAGTCAGGTCTTCTTCTGCTCCAGCGGCACCGAGGCCATCGAGGGAGCCCTGAAGTTCGCCAAGGCCTGGCGGCCCAGCGCGAAGTACGCCATCTCGTTCGCCAGCGGCTACCACGGCAAGACCCTGGGCAGCCTGAGCCTCACCCCGAACCCGGAATATCAGGACGTCTTCCGGCCGCTGGTGCCGGGCGCGGTCACCTGCCCCTACGGCGATCTGGAAGCCCTGAAGCGCGTGATCCGGCGGCTCGGCCCGGACAGCATCTACGCGGTGGTCGTCGAACCCATCCAGGGAGAGGGCGGCGTGAACATCCCCCCGGCAGGGTTCCTGTCCGGCCTGGGCGAAGTGTGCCGCCGTCACGGCATCACCGTGATCGCGGACGAGATCCAGACGGGGCTGGGCCGCACCGGCCATTGGTTCGAATCGGCCGCCCAGGGCCTCGACCCGGACATCGTGACGCTCGCCAAGCCGCTCGGCGCAGGCATGACCGCCGTCGGCGCAACCATCGTCCGCGCGCCCATCTACAAGAAGATGCTGGGCGGCCTGAGCAGCAAACGGCACAGCAATACCTTCGGCGGCGGGGCGCTGGCCATGGCGGTCGGCCTGAAATCGCTGGAATACCTGCTGGAGAACGACCTGCCCGCCCGCAGCCTTGAACTGGGGCAGCTCGGACTGGAGCGCCTGAGCGCGCTTCAACGCCGTTTCCCCCAGCTGCTGGAGGCCGTCCGCGGCCAGGGCATGTTGATGGCGATGCAATTCCGCCCGATGGTCGGGGTGCCCCTGCCCGCCATGCTGCGCGAGATCGTGTTCGAGGCCACCGCCATCCTGGCCCTGCGCGAACTGCACCTTGCCGGCGTCATGGCCAACCTCAGCCTGAGCAGCAAGCGTACCGTGCGCCTCACGCCGGCGCTGGACATGCCCATGGACGTGTTCACCACGTTGTTCGACCGGGTGGAGGCCTTCACGCAGACGCACCCGAATTCCCGTAACCTGCTGCTGAAGACGCCGCCACAGATCACGGCGAAGCTGGCCGCCTTCGCCGCCACGAAACCCAAGAAACGTACGCCCAGCGACGGCTGA
- a CDS encoding rhodanese-like domain-containing protein: MPLPATGTLIDLRPDDLRDAQPLTGLSPLPVVPVTLDAIEEGTHRLRDLTPPLTVICERGVRSALAARYLRADGLDASAYPGGVPALLREMEG; the protein is encoded by the coding sequence ATGCCTCTGCCAGCGACCGGCACCCTGATCGACCTGCGCCCCGACGATCTCCGCGACGCCCAGCCTCTGACCGGACTGAGCCCCCTGCCCGTGGTGCCGGTCACGCTGGACGCCATCGAGGAGGGTACGCACCGGCTCCGCGACCTGACGCCGCCCCTGACCGTGATCTGCGAGCGCGGCGTGCGATCCGCACTGGCCGCCCGGTACCTGCGGGCCGACGGGCTGGACGCCAGCGCCTACCCCGGCGGAGTACCCGCCCTGCTGCGGGAGATGGAGGGGTGA
- a CDS encoding M55 family metallopeptidase produces the protein MKVVISVDMEGVCGVSSWVQVSPPEFGGLVSAAEYERARERMTLEAAAAALGALDAGATEVLVNDSHDTMRNLIPELLPDGVRFTSGNDKPLSMVQGVQEDGVGALLFVGYHARAGSMRGPLAHTWNGFIRDVRVNGASTGEYGLNALLAGHYGVPVVFACGDDVAMAEITAELGPQVVTVPVKEGLSSFSAVHLHPREAQRRIREGAQQAVRAAATAVPYTASWPAATQLSFNHQARADACERVPGVTRVDAVTVGWQSEHAYHLFQTFRMLAKVAEVRLDG, from the coding sequence ATGAAGGTCGTGATCAGCGTGGACATGGAGGGCGTGTGCGGGGTGTCGAGCTGGGTGCAGGTGAGCCCGCCGGAATTCGGTGGGCTGGTCAGCGCCGCCGAGTACGAACGGGCCCGCGAACGCATGACGCTGGAGGCCGCCGCCGCCGCGCTGGGCGCGCTGGACGCCGGTGCGACGGAGGTGCTCGTGAACGACAGTCACGACACCATGCGCAACCTGATCCCGGAACTCCTGCCGGACGGTGTGCGCTTCACGAGCGGCAACGACAAGCCCCTGAGCATGGTGCAGGGCGTGCAGGAGGACGGCGTGGGGGCCCTGCTGTTCGTCGGATACCACGCGCGGGCCGGCAGCATGCGCGGCCCCCTCGCCCACACCTGGAACGGCTTCATCCGGGATGTGCGCGTGAACGGAGCCTCGACCGGCGAGTACGGCCTGAACGCCCTGCTGGCCGGACACTATGGCGTGCCCGTGGTCTTCGCCTGCGGGGACGACGTGGCGATGGCCGAGATCACGGCGGAACTGGGGCCACAGGTCGTCACGGTGCCCGTCAAGGAGGGACTGAGCAGCTTTTCCGCCGTGCACCTTCACCCGCGCGAGGCGCAGCGGCGGATCCGCGAGGGCGCGCAGCAGGCCGTGCGGGCGGCGGCCACGGCCGTGCCCTACACCGCCTCCTGGCCCGCGGCCACGCAACTGTCCTTCAACCACCAGGCCCGCGCGGACGCCTGCGAGCGTGTGCCCGGCGTGACCCGCGTGGACGCCGTGACGGTCGGGTGGCAGAGCGAGCACGCCTACCACCTGTTCCAAACCTTCCGGATGCTCGCGAAGGTGGCCGAGGTGCGCCTGGACGGATGA
- a CDS encoding zinc metallopeptidase: MFLGPYTPLILIVFVASMAIQAYLSSTYKKWGQVRNPRSMTGADVARMMLDENGLHNVAVNAVPGNLSDHYDPIQKTVNLSESVYGVPSVGAMAVAAHEVGHAIQDKVHMPALVLRGQMAVPLNLGMNLAPLLLLAGIFLHITGLLWVGAILFGFALLFHLVTLPVEFDASRRALNYLQQRGLSGGGEGGNGARAVLTAAALTYVAGFAMALAQFLNILGIARSSDD, from the coding sequence ATGTTCCTTGGTCCCTACACGCCCCTGATCCTGATCGTCTTCGTGGCATCCATGGCCATCCAGGCGTACCTGAGCAGCACCTACAAGAAGTGGGGACAGGTTCGCAATCCCCGCTCCATGACTGGTGCCGACGTGGCCCGGATGATGCTGGACGAGAACGGCCTGCACAACGTGGCAGTCAACGCCGTTCCTGGGAACCTGTCCGATCACTACGACCCCATCCAGAAGACCGTGAACCTCAGCGAGAGCGTGTACGGCGTGCCCAGCGTGGGTGCCATGGCCGTCGCCGCCCACGAGGTCGGGCACGCGATTCAGGACAAGGTGCACATGCCCGCCCTGGTGCTGCGCGGCCAGATGGCCGTTCCGCTGAACCTGGGCATGAACCTCGCGCCGCTGCTCCTGCTGGCGGGGATCTTCCTGCACATCACCGGCCTGCTGTGGGTGGGCGCGATCCTCTTCGGCTTCGCCCTGCTGTTCCACCTCGTCACCCTGCCCGTCGAGTTCGACGCCAGCCGACGGGCCCTGAACTACCTTCAGCAGCGCGGCCTGAGCGGCGGCGGTGAGGGGGGCAACGGAGCGCGCGCCGTGCTGACCGCCGCCGCCCTGACCTACGTGGCCGGATTCGCTATGGCCCTGGCACAGTTCCTGAACATTCTCGGAATTGCCCGCAGCAGCGACGACTGA
- a CDS encoding ABC transporter permease, with protein MLTVRRFLNTLGPGTLWLIAFLVLPSLVMLAYSFLTRVDLARVGPPWTLESWQRVVGYDALFQEWVGDNLRVLWRSVWVAGLSTLLCVLMGYPLAFYIARQDARRKNLLLLLLIIPFWTNFLIRVYAWILILRPFDLVPSLAATFLGMVYAFVPFFVLPVYASVEKIDWRLLEAAEDLGAPPVRAFLAGVFPQTLPGLVAGIILTFIPALGTFVVSDILGGAKTALVGNLIQNQFGQAGDWPYGSALSFLLMGVVLLGLWAYARTAGQKGLEELL; from the coding sequence ATGCTGACCGTCCGGCGTTTTCTGAACACGCTGGGGCCGGGCACGCTGTGGTTGATCGCGTTTCTGGTGCTGCCCTCCCTGGTGATGCTCGCGTATTCGTTCCTCACACGGGTGGATCTGGCACGTGTCGGGCCGCCCTGGACGCTGGAAAGCTGGCAGCGGGTGGTCGGCTACGACGCCCTCTTCCAGGAGTGGGTGGGCGACAACCTGCGGGTACTGTGGCGCTCGGTGTGGGTGGCGGGCCTGAGCACGCTGCTGTGCGTGCTGATGGGCTATCCGCTGGCGTTCTACATCGCCCGGCAGGATGCGCGGCGCAAGAACCTGCTGCTGCTGCTGCTGATCATCCCGTTCTGGACGAACTTCCTGATCCGCGTGTATGCCTGGATCCTGATCCTCAGGCCCTTCGACCTGGTGCCCAGTCTCGCGGCCACGTTCCTGGGCATGGTGTACGCCTTTGTGCCGTTCTTCGTGCTCCCCGTGTACGCCAGCGTCGAGAAGATCGACTGGCGCCTGCTCGAGGCGGCCGAGGATCTGGGAGCGCCGCCCGTGCGAGCCTTCCTGGCGGGCGTGTTCCCGCAGACGCTGCCGGGGCTGGTCGCCGGGATCATCCTGACCTTCATTCCAGCGCTGGGCACCTTCGTGGTGAGCGATATCCTGGGTGGCGCGAAGACAGCCCTGGTCGGGAACCTGATCCAGAACCAGTTCGGGCAGGCCGGTGACTGGCCCTACGGCAGCGCCCTGAGTTTCCTGCTGATGGGCGTGGTGCTGCTCGGCTTGTGGGCCTACGCCCGGACGGCCGGTCAGAAGGGTCTGGAGGAGCTGTTGTGA
- a CDS encoding spermidine/putrescine ABC transporter substrate-binding protein, with product MKRSLVLGLILLCGCYRVAKVPTTPTVSAPTPVSRGDGRTLRVFIWSEYIDPDIVTAFEKANGVKVILDTYESNEAMLAKLQGGGSEYDIAVPSNYVIQTMARAGLLQPLNKTWLPNLKNIGAGFLNAAYDPGNTYSVPYQYAATGLAFNRARYAPPTATWDLIFGPQDTLKFILLDDPREVVGAALKYLGFSANTTDVAQLRAARDLLRRTVAKRGFEGFDGGPGTRNKLLAKQIDLGQIYVGDLLIATEEDKNVQVELPQEGTTISMDTLVVLRRSPNPELAHRFINYILSAEVGAAISNYTYYATPNAAAQPLLDDFLKEVPALNPPAAWLTNGKLDFIGELPAGRPQRLYDRIWTELKSR from the coding sequence GTGAAGCGCTCGCTGGTGCTGGGCCTAATCCTGCTGTGCGGCTGTTACCGGGTGGCGAAAGTGCCGACCACGCCGACGGTGAGCGCGCCGACACCTGTTTCCCGTGGCGACGGCAGGACCCTGCGCGTCTTCATCTGGTCCGAGTACATCGACCCGGATATCGTGACGGCCTTCGAGAAGGCGAACGGCGTCAAGGTCATTCTGGACACCTACGAGAGCAACGAGGCCATGCTCGCCAAGTTGCAGGGCGGCGGCTCCGAATACGACATCGCCGTGCCCAGCAACTACGTGATCCAGACCATGGCGCGCGCCGGCCTGCTGCAACCGCTGAACAAAACGTGGCTGCCGAACCTGAAGAACATCGGGGCGGGGTTCCTGAACGCCGCCTACGATCCGGGCAACACGTATTCGGTGCCGTACCAGTACGCCGCCACCGGTCTGGCGTTCAACCGGGCGAGGTACGCCCCTCCCACCGCCACGTGGGATCTGATCTTCGGCCCGCAGGACACCCTGAAGTTCATCCTGCTCGACGATCCGCGCGAGGTGGTGGGCGCGGCCCTGAAGTATCTGGGCTTCAGTGCGAACACGACCGATGTCGCCCAGCTCCGGGCGGCCCGTGACCTGCTGCGCCGCACGGTCGCCAAGCGCGGTTTCGAGGGCTTCGACGGCGGCCCCGGCACGCGCAACAAGCTGCTGGCCAAGCAGATCGACCTGGGGCAGATTTACGTGGGTGACCTGCTGATCGCCACCGAGGAAGACAAGAACGTGCAGGTGGAGCTGCCGCAGGAGGGCACCACCATCTCCATGGATACGCTGGTGGTGCTCCGGCGCAGTCCGAATCCGGAGCTGGCCCACCGCTTCATCAATTACATCCTCAGCGCGGAGGTGGGCGCGGCGATCAGCAACTACACGTACTACGCCACGCCGAATGCCGCGGCCCAACCGCTGCTGGACGACTTCCTGAAGGAGGTTCCTGCCCTGAATCCCCCGGCGGCGTGGCTCACCAATGGAAAACTGGATTTCATCGGGGAACTGCCGGCAGGGCGGCCACAGCGGCTGTACGACCGGATCTGGACTGAACTCAAGAGCCGGTGA
- a CDS encoding rhodanese-like domain-containing protein: MEEVTPQEGQRRVQAGAVLVDVREQNEYDEVHAEGALLVPLSEFEARYAELPTDKPLVMICRSGARSARAGEFLAQHGYTTVANLTGGTNAWVEAGLPSVKGQN; the protein is encoded by the coding sequence ATGGAAGAAGTCACCCCGCAGGAAGGTCAGCGCCGCGTGCAGGCCGGCGCCGTGCTCGTGGATGTCCGCGAACAGAACGAGTACGACGAGGTTCATGCCGAGGGCGCCCTGCTTGTGCCCCTCAGCGAATTCGAGGCGCGGTACGCGGAACTGCCGACGGACAAGCCGCTGGTCATGATCTGCCGCAGCGGCGCCCGAAGCGCCCGCGCCGGGGAATTCCTCGCACAGCACGGATACACCACCGTGGCCAACCTGACCGGCGGGACGAACGCCTGGGTCGAGGCAGGCCTGCCAAGCGTGAAGGGGCAGAACTGA
- a CDS encoding ABC transporter permease: protein MRRTHPALSAWAWLVYAFLYLPIVVVIVFSFNDSRFGATWAGFTTRWYGVLFARADVREAVAHTLEIALLSTVVSTILGTLVGLGLWRYTLRFRTGLTFLLVMPIVMPDVVMGVSLLMFYAFVRGLLERAGWTFDNGFWTVLLAHVTFQISYVALTVRSRLAGYGRDLEEAARDLGATGLRSFLHVVLPLATPGVLAGALLAFTLSLDDFVVTYFTSGSGFRTLPVLIYTNVKRGVTPDINALSALLVLVTVVAIIAANALLRPRRSAT from the coding sequence GTGAGGCGTACCCATCCGGCCCTGAGCGCGTGGGCGTGGCTGGTCTACGCGTTCCTGTACCTGCCGATCGTGGTCGTGATCGTGTTCTCGTTCAACGATTCGCGCTTCGGCGCGACCTGGGCGGGCTTTACCACCCGGTGGTACGGCGTGCTGTTCGCCCGGGCGGACGTGCGCGAGGCCGTGGCACATACGCTGGAGATCGCCCTGCTCAGCACCGTAGTGAGTACCATCCTGGGCACCCTGGTCGGCCTGGGCCTGTGGCGCTACACCCTCCGGTTCCGCACGGGCCTGACCTTCTTGCTGGTCATGCCCATCGTGATGCCGGACGTCGTGATGGGCGTAAGCCTGCTGATGTTCTACGCGTTCGTGCGCGGCCTGCTGGAACGCGCCGGTTGGACCTTCGACAACGGGTTCTGGACCGTGCTGCTCGCGCACGTGACCTTCCAGATCAGTTACGTGGCCCTGACTGTCCGGTCGCGCCTCGCCGGGTATGGCCGTGACTTGGAGGAAGCGGCGCGGGATCTGGGCGCCACGGGTCTCCGATCCTTCCTCCACGTAGTCCTGCCGCTGGCGACGCCGGGTGTGCTCGCGGGGGCGCTGCTGGCCTTCACCCTGTCTCTGGATGATTTCGTGGTCACTTACTTCACGAGCGGCTCCGGGTTCCGGACGCTGCCCGTGCTGATCTACACGAACGTGAAACGCGGCGTCACGCCGGACATCAATGCCCTCAGCGCCCTGCTGGTCCTGGTGACGGTCGTGGCCATCATCGCGGCGAACGCCCTGCTGCGGCCCCGCCGGAGCGCGACGTGA